Genomic DNA from Modestobacter versicolor:
GGCCGTCGAGGCGGTCGGCACCACGTCGGCGGCGGGCAGCAGCTCGGCGATCCGCCCGCGGCACTGGGCGAGCGCGTGCGGGTGGCTGGCCACCGTGCGCACCCCGGCCGCGGTCGTGCCGGGGCGGACGGCGAGCACGAAGCCCACCTCGAGGAAAACCTCGCGGGTGATGACCAGCGGGTCGCCGACCACGAGCCCGTCCATGGTCGCGGGCACCGAGCCCTCGACGGAGTTCTCCATCGGCACCAGCGCCGCCTCGCGCTCACCGGCCCGGACCGCGGCCAGGGCGGTGGCGATGCTCGCCTCGGGGTGGGCGGAGACCCCGGGCGTCGTCCCCAGGGACCCGACGAGCCTGACGAGAGCGGCCTCGGCGAAGGTACCCTCGGGCCCCAGATAGGCGAACCTCGTCGGCGCTGCGCTGTGTCCTGCACTCGGCATCCGGTGAGGGTAGTGCGGCCGTCCCGGGCACCGGCTCCAGTCGGGCCCCCGGGGCGGGGGGAGCTGCCTCGTCACCGGCCGGGCACGCGCGCGTCGCGTCCCCCGACAGCTGAGTGGAGGGATGCGTGAGTCCCGGGACCATCGACGTCCAGCAGCTGGAGACCGCCCGGTGGCGGTTGCTGGCCGCCAGCGACGCCGCCGACTCCCGGGTCTTCTCCGCCGAGCTCGCCCTCGTCGCCGGTGACCTGAGCGGCACCGGCGAGCCGTGCTGGGACGCCTGGGCCGCGGCCTTCACCGCCCGCGCCGCGCTGCTGGACGGCGACGTCGACGCCGCGGCGGCCGCCGTCGCCACCGCCCGGGCCGCGCTCGAGCGCTGCCACCCCACCTCCGAGCGCGCGCTGACGCTGGCCTACCTGGCGCACGTCGAGGTCGCCGCCGACCGGTTCGACGCCGCCCTGCACCTCGCCGTCGACGCCAGCCTGCTCGCCGACCAGGTCGCCGCCGAGGACCCGAGCCGGCCGCTGCACCAGGCCCACCACTGGCTGTCCCTCGCGCTGACCCGGCTCGACCTCGAGGAGCTCGCGGTCGCCCAGGCGCTGCGCGGGGTGCAGGTCGCCGCCGCGCTCCCCGACCTCGGCGACCAGTGGCAGCTGCTCCGGCTGTGCGCCCAGCAGCACGCCGAGCTGGCCCAGACCGTGCACCGCCGCGGCGAGCACCGGCGCTGCGCCGAGCTGGCCGACGTGGCCGTGCGCTGCGCGACCGCCGCGCGCGAGCTGCCCTGGGAGCCCACCGACGCCGACAGCGACCTGCTCGACGTCGTCCAGGCCTGGGCGATGACGCTGCGCGGCGAGCTCGACGACGCCCTGCCGCCGCTGCGCCGGGTGCGCCGGCACCTGGGGTCCGGCGGAGCCGCGCTGTGGCTGGTCGGCTACGCGGACCTGGCGCTGGCCCGGCTGCTCGGCCGGCTGTGCGCCCGCGACGCGCTGCCCGGCCGCCCGCACGGCGAGGAGGCCGTCGAGCTGCTGGTCGCCGCCTCGGGCGCCTTCGCCGCAGCCGGCGACCGGCGCCGGTACCGGCAGTGCCTGCTGGAGCTGGGCCAGGCGACGGCGGCGATGGGGCTGACCACCGAGGCGCTGCACTGGCTGGAGGCCTACCGGTCGGAGACCACCTCGGCGCACCTGCGCCACCGCGAGCTGTGGGCGGAGATGTTCGTCCGCCGCAGCCGGCTGCGGGAGGCCGAGCGGCAGACGGCGGTGCTCCGCCGCCACGCGCTGGAGGACACCCTCACCGGGCTGGGCAACCGGCGCAGCGCCGAGCGCCGGATGGGCGACCTGCGGATGGACCGCGAGGCGGTCTCGGTGGCGGTCGTGGACGTCGACGGCTTCAAGTCGGTCAACGACGCGAACTCGCACCTGCACGGTGACGCGGTCCTGCGCCGGGTCGCCGAGCTGCTCCGCCAGCACAGCCGCACCGGCGACGAGGTGTTCCGCTGGGCCGGCGACGAGTTCGTGGTGGTGCTGCCGAACACCGGCGAGGCGCAGGCGGTCGTCGCCATGGAGCGGCTGCGCAGCGCGGTCGCCGACGCCGACTGGGCGGCCCTCGACGTGCCGGTCCCGGTCACCGTGAGCATCGGCGTCGCCACCGCCGGGCCCCCCGGCACGCCGGGCCCGCGGTCGTGGCGGGAGCTGTTCGACAGCGCCGACCTGCACCTGTTCGGGGCCAAGCGCAGCGGCCGCAACCGGGTGCGCGCCGCGGGCGGGCAGCTGCCCGCACCGCCGAACCGGACCGCCGTGCTGCCCGCCGCCTCGGTCGACGAGCTGGTGGCCGAGGTGCTGGGCGGCGCCCGCCGCCGTCCGGGCTGGGCGTTCGACGACGGCGAGGTCGCCTCGTGAGCCGGTCCAGGACGACCCCGAGCGCCGGCGAGGCCGCCTCGTGAGCCTCCGGCGCGCGCGGGGTTCCGGTGAACCGCCCGCGCTGCTCCGGCGTGCCAGCCCCCCGGTGCGTGACACGTCCGCGCCCACGGGGCAGAGTGCCCTCGTGCCACCCGGGGTCCTGCACCAGCAGGTGAGCTCCGCCCTGGCGAACTGGCAGCTCGACGCCGCCGAGGCGCTGCTCCAGCAGATCGACGGCGACCTGCCGGCGACCCCGCAGGCCGAGCGCGGCCCCGCCCCGCTCACCTCCCTCGCCCGGGCCTGGGCCGACACGCTCCGCGCGGAGCTGCTCGTCCGCCGGCTGCGGCTGGCCGGCTACTCCCTGCTCGGCGACCCGCTCGTCGAGGGAGGTCCGGAGCAGGACGGCCCGCTGGACCTCAACCCGGCACCCCGCACCGGCGAGGACCCGAGCGGCACGGGCGCCCCCGTGGACCGCGACTCGCGCACCCGGTCGGCCACCCACGCCGCGCACGCGATCGCCCTGGTCCGCTCGGCGCGGGCGGCCTTCGACGCCCAGGACGACGACCTGCAGCGCGCCGCCGGGCTGGCCCGGCACGCCCGGATCGAGCTGCTCTCCCGGCGGGTCGACGCGGCGATGGACGAGGCGGTCGAGGCGGCCAGCCTGCTGGACCCGGGTCTCCCGCCCAGCCCGCTGCTGGTGCACACGCTGAGCTCGCTGGCCGCCGTCCTCGCCGACCTGGAGCTCATGCCGCTCGCGCTGGACTACCAGCAGCGGGCCGCGGACGCCGCCGAGCACCTGGCCGGCGTCCCGGGCGAGCGGGCCACCGACGTCGACCGCGACGCCGCGCGCCGGCTCGCCGCCGAGGCCGGCACCCGGCTGGCCGCGCTCTGCGCCGAGCTGGGCGAGGGCCTGCTCGACGACGGCAGCGTCGAGGCCGCCGCACCGCACTTCGCGCAGGCCCGCGAGCTCTCCGAGCGCGCGCTGGACCAGCTGCCGGCCGGCGACCGCGGCGTGCTCGACGCCCAGGTGGTGCGCGGCTGGTCGCTGGTCGGGGCCGGGCAGCACGCCCCCGCGGCCGCCCTGCTCCGCAGCGTGGTCGCCGCCCCCGCCGCCGCCGACGACCGCGCCCTCCTCGCCTCGGCCGAGCTCGGCCTGGGCCGCGCGCTGCGCCGCTCCGGCGAGCCCCGCGCCGCCGACGACCACCTGGCCGCCGGGCTGGCGCTGGCCACCGAGCACGGCCTCTCCCGGCTGCGCCGGGCCGCCCTGCGCGAGCTCTGCACGCTGCACGCCGAGCTGGACGACGCCGCCCGCGCGCTGCCGTACCTGCAGGCCTACCTGGCCGACGAGCTGGACCGGGTCGACGAGCGGCGCACCCGCTGGGTCGAGCTGTTCGGCCGGCGCAAGAGCCTGCTGGAGACCGAGCGGGCCGCCGGGCAGCTGCGCCGGCAGGCCTACGAGGACCCGCTCACCCACCTGCCCAACCGCCGCTACGCCGAGGCGCGCCTGGACGGGCTGCTGTCCGCGGGCGCGGTGCCGGCGCTGGCGGTGGTCGACATCGACCGGTTCAAGGCGATCAACGACGCCGCCGGGCACCCCGGTGGCGACGCCGTGCTGCGCGCCGTCGGGCAGCTGCTGGTCGACGGCTGCCGGGACACCGACGAGGTGTGCCGCTGGGCCGGCGACGAGTTCGTCATCCTGCTGCCGGACACCACCGCCGAGCAGGCCGAGCGGGCGATGGAGCGGATCCGCCGCTCGATCTCCGCCCACGACTGGTCTGCGCTCGGCGTCGAGGTGCCGGTGCGGATCAGCGTCGGCATCGCCCAGGCCGCCCGGGGCGACGACCGGCGCACGCTGTTCGCCGCCGCCGACGGCGTCCTGTACGACGCCAAGCGGGCCGGCCGCGACCGGGTCGTGCGGCTGTCCGGCGTGACCCAGACCCGGGACGCCGACCCGGTCGACGGCGAGGCGCTCGACACGACCTCCGCCGAGGTCCCGGAGCCGACCTCCCCGGCGTTTATGGTCGGCGGCGTGAGCCCCTCCCCGCTGGACGACCTGCCCGACGACCAGCGCGACGCCGACCCGGCCGACGCCGCCGGCGGCTTCGCCGGCCTGCTGGTGGAGCCCGCCGAGGAGCCGGCCGACGAGCCCGCGCCCGAGCCCGTCGTCGAGGCCGTCCTGCCGGACGAGGACGAGGACCCCGACGAAGGCCCCGCCCCGGCCTACTCGCGCAGCCCGCTCGACGAGCTGTTCGGCGGCCCGGTGCGCCGGCCCAGCGGTCGCCGGATCGGACCGGCCCAGCCGGCTCCCGAGCCGATCGCGCCGCCCGCTCCCCCGGTCGCCCCGCCCGTCGCACCGGCGGCCACGATCAGCACCCCCGTCACCGGCACCCCGGTGCCCCGGGAGCCCGTGCTCGCCACCGGTCCTGACGTCATCTGGGGCACCGGCCGCAGCACCGAGCAGGTGCTCGCGCTGGTCCGCGAGGCGCGGCGCGAGCACCCCGACCACCCGGCGGTCGTCGTCCGGGCCAGCGCGGACACCCTGGTCGCCCTGGCCAGCGAGCACGACGCGTACACGACGATGGACCACGCGGCGATGTCCGCGGCGGTCGGTCCGATCCCCGAGCCGGTCGGCCGGGTGGGGGTGCTCTGCGCCAGCAGCGGCGACACCCCGATCGCCGCCGAGGCCGCGTTCGTCGCCCGGGTCGCCGGCACCGAGGTGGTCCGCGTCGACGACGTCGGGGGCAGCCGCATCCGCCCGCTGATCACCGACCGCTCGCTGCTCACCGACGTCGACTGCCTGGTCGTCGTCGCCGGCCTGGACGCCGCGCTGGCCAGCGTGGTGAGCGGGCTGACCGAGGTGCCGGTGGTCGCCGTCCCGACCTCGGCCGGGCAGGGCGCCAGCTCCTTCGGCGGGTTCAGCGCGCTGCTCACCATGCTGAACTCGGCCGCCCCGGGGGTCGTGGTCAGCAACATCGACAACGGCTGGTCGGCCGGCGTCTTCGCCGCCCGGATCGCCCGCCGCACCGCACGCTGACGCCGCGCGACCTGCAGCCCACGGGGCCGGCCTACAGGTTGTAGCCGCCGGAGACCTCGATGTCCTGGGCGGTGATCCAGCCGGCCTCGTCGGAGAGCAGGAAGGCGATCACCTGGCCGATGTCGTCGGGCTCCCCGACACGGCCCAGCGCCGTCCTCGCGGCCAGCGGCGCGATCACCTCGGGGTGCTTGGTGAAGGCGTCGTCACCCAGCCGGGTGCGGGTGGAGCCGGGCGAGACGGAGTTGACCCGGATGCCGCGCACGCTGAGCTCCTTGGCCAGGTACCGGGTGAGCACCACCAGACCGCCCTTCAGCGTCCCGTAGGCCGAGAAGCCGGGCTCCATCCCGGAGAACAGCGCCGCGTTGCTCGTAGTGCTGACGATCGCCCCGCCGTCGGCGAGCAGCGGCAGCAGCGCCTGGGTGAGGAAGTACGGCCCGCGCAGCACCACCCGCTCGATCTCGTCGAACACCTCCTCGGTGGTGTCGGCGTACATCGCCATCCGGGCGATGCCGGCGTTGTTCACCAGCCCGGTGATCTGCTCGGCCTGCCAGGTGTCGGCGAGGACACCGCGCAGCTCGTCCCGGAAGGCCGGGAAGGTCTCGCTGCGACCGACGTCCAGCGGCAGTGCGACCGCGGTCCCGCCGAGTGCCTGGATCCGGGCCACGGTCTCGTGGGCACCGTCCGCGTTCGCGTTGTAGGTCAGGACGACGCCCTGACCGCGGGCGGCGAGCTGGACGGCGGCGCTCTGGCCGATGCCGGAGCTGGCACCGGTGACGACGGCGATGTTCACGGGGTCTCCTCGGGGTGGCGGGGCGCGGCGACCGGTGGGCCCGGAGTGCCTGATCGCGCCCTCGCTGCCACCGAGCCAACCAGCGGGCGCAGGCTCAACCGAGCCCGTTCCTGGCCCGCTCTTGCCTGATCCTGCTCGGGGTCGCCGCCACCTCCCTCCCAGGGTGGTTGACTCACCGCGTGCTCCTGGACGAGTTGCGCACCCTGGTCACCCGGTACGCCCGCGACGGGGCGACCGCGGCGCTGGACGGCGTCCTGGTCTCCGCCGTGACCGAGCCGGGCCCACCGACCGTGTCCTCGACCTGCACGGTCATGGCGCTGATCGCCCAGGGTGCCAAGACGCTGGTGCTCGGCGACCGGGTGCACGAGTACCGGGCCGGGCAGTACCTGGTGGCCTCGCTGGACCTGCCGGTCACCGGCCAGTTCACCGCGGCGAGCCCGGCGGCCCCTGCACTCGGGGTCGGGCTGGCCCTCCGGCCGGAGGTGATCGCCGAGCTGCTGCTGCACCCCGCGGCCGGCCGGCTCCCGCGCACCGCTGCCGCCCCGCCTGCCGTCGCGGTCAGCGACGCCTCCCGCGAGCTGCTGGACGCCGTCGTGCGGATGCTGCGGCTGCTCGACCGCCCGCGCGACCTGCCGGTGCTCGCGCCGATGATCGAGCGGGAGGTGCTGTGGTTGCTGATGAGCGGCGAGCAGGGCGCCACGGTGCGCCAGCTGGGCCTGGCCGACAGCAGCCTGAGCCGGGTGGGCACCGCCGTCCGCTGGATCCGCGACCACCACGCCGAGCCGATCCGGGTGGAGGACCTCGCGTCGATGACGCACCTGAGCCCCTCGGCGTTCCACCGCAGCTTCCAGGCGGTGACCGCGATGAGCCCCATCCAGTTCCAGAAGCAGATCCGGCTGCAGGAGGCCCGGATGCTGCTGATGGCCCGGCCGGGCGACGTCGCCGGGGCCGGGCACGCGGTGGGCTACGAGAGCGCCTCCCAGTTCAGCCGTGAGTACCGCCGCCAGTTCGGCACCTCCCCCGGCCGGGACGCCGCGCGGCTGCGGGAGATGATCGCCCGGTGACGATCGGGTGGCTGGACCTCGCGGCCGGGGCCAGCGGCGACATGCTGCTCGGCGCGCTGGTCGACGCCGGGGTGCCGCTGGAGGTGCTGGCCGGCGCGGTGTCCGCGCTGCCGGTGGAGGCGGTCACCCTCTCCACCGAGGCGGTCACCCGGCACGGGCTGGGGGCCACCCGGGTGCACGTGCACGCACCGCCCAGCGAGGTGCACCGCACCTGGTCCGACGTCCGCGCCCTGCTGGCCACGGCGGCGCTGCCCGGCGCCGTCCGGGACGGTGCGCTGGCGGTCTTCGAGCGGCTGGCGGTCGCCGAGGGCCGGGTGCACCGGGTGCCCGCCGACGAGGTCCACTTCCACGAGGTGGGTGCGCTGGACGCCCTCGCCGACGTGGTGGGCGTCGTCGCCGGCTTCGAGCACCTCGGGCTGGAGCGGCTCAGCGCCTCCCCGGTCGCCCTGGGCAGCGGTTCCGCCCGCGGGGCCCACGGCGTCGTCCCGGTGCCCGGGCCCGCCGTGCTCGAGCTGCTGGCCGGCGTCCCCGTCCTCGCCGGGCCGGTGCCCGCCGAGACCTGCACCCCGACCGGCGCCGCCCTGCTGGCCGCCCGCGTGCAGGAGTGGACGACGCTGCCGCCGATGCGGGTGCGCCGGGTCGGCAGCGGCGCGGGCGGGCGCGACCCGGTCGAGCTGCCCAACGTCGTCCGGCTGGTGCTCGGCGACCCGGTCGAGGTGGACCCGGCGGCCGGGCTGCTGCTGGAGACCAACGTCGACGACCTCGACCCGCGGCTGTGGCCCGGCGTGCTCGGCGAGCTGCTCGCCGCCGGGGCGTCGGACGCCTGGCTGACGCCGGTCCTGATGAAGAAGGGCCGGCCCGCGCACACCCTGTCGGTGCTGTGCTCCCCCGCGTCCCGGGCCGCCGTGCAGGCGGTCGTGGTGTCGGCGACGTCCACGATCGGCATGCGGGTGCAGCCGGTGCAGAAGGTCGCCCTCGACCGCACGCAGGGCAGCGTCGAGGTGCTGGGCGGCCGGGTCGGGGTGAAGGTGGCCAGCTCCGGCGGGCAGGTGGTGAACGTCAGCGTCGAGTTCGAGGACGTCGCGGCGCTGGCCCGGTCGCTGGGGCTGCCGGTCAAGGAGGTGCTGCGCGCCGCCACGGCCGCGGCGCACCGGGAGCACCCGGGGGCGTCGGCTACCCTGGCCCCCGTAGAAGGGGAGTAGCCCCCCGACCGCTGGTCGACATGCTGGCGCGCTCGCGCGCCCGGTCAGCGGGCCCGCGTCGCCGCGGGTGGGCGAGACCTTCCGCCCAGCAGTCCACCCGATGGTGCGCTGCCGGTCGGAGGCGTCTGCACACCCGGCCGGTCGCGCGAGCGAGAAAGAGAAACCGTGGTCCTCTCCGTCGTCCTGGCCGCCTTCGTGCTGATCCTCCCCGTGGAGCTGCCGGACAAGACCCTCTTCGCGACCCTGGTGCTGGCCACCCGGTTCCCGCCGCTGCCGGTGTTCGTCGGCGTCGGCGCGGCGTTCGGCCTGCAGGTGGCGATCGCGGTCACCGCCGGCTCGCTGCTGTCGCTGCTGCCCGAGGCGGTGGTCAGCGCGGTGGTGGCGGTGCTGTTCCTGGCCGGCGCCGTCCTGCTGTGGCGGGAGGCCCGCAAGGGAGCCGAGGACGACGAGGCGGCGGCGGCCAAGCGGGAGAACACCTCCTTCGTCCGGGCTGCGGCGATCTCGTTCGGCGTGCTGTTCGCCGCCGAGTGGGGCGACCTCTCCCAGCTGGCCACCGCCGGCCTGGCCGCCCGCTACGCCGAGCCGCTGTCGGTCTTCGTCGGCGCCTGGGCGGCGCTGCTGGTCATCTCCGGCCTCGCCGCCTTCCTCGGCCGCAAGCTGGCCGACCGGCTGCCGATCGCGCTGCTGCACCGGATCGCCGCCGGGCTGTTCCTGGTCTTCGCCGTCGTGGCGGTCGTGGAGACCGTCCGCGCGCTGACCTGACCGCCGCCCCCCGTTCGGGGCAGGCCGCTCAAGCCGCCGCCCCGCGGTGCCGACTCCCTTCCCACGGCCGGGAGTCGGCCAGAGCGGGAGCGGAGAGGTCATGGACACGATCAGGCTCGAGGAGTCGCAGGACGTCTTGGTGCAGACGGCGGCGGTCATCGCCGCCCAGCGTCAGTTCGCGCAGCGGCTGCGGCAGCGGACCGTCCCCGACCCGCTGACCGGTCTGCCGGTGCGCAGCCTGCTCATCGACCGGCTCGAGCTCGCCCTCGCGGCGGCCGGCCCGGACAGCGGCCGGCTCGCCGTCGTCTGCTGCAACCTCGACGGCATCACCACGCTGGAGGAGCTGCACGGCGTCGCCGTCGCCGACTCGGCCCGCGCCGAGGCTGCCGGCCGGCTGGTCACCGCGGTGCGCCAGGGCGACGTCGTCGCCCGGATCAGCGCCCAGACCTTCGTCCTGCTGTGCCCCGGCATCCACTCGGTCGAGGACGCCCAGGGCATCGCCCAGCGGATCGACGCGGCGTTCGACGAGCCGCTGCACCCCCGTCCCGACGTCGACCACAAGGTCCGGCTCAGCGCCGGGGTGGCCCTGTCCGGGCGCGCCTCGACCCCCGAGTCGCTCATCGCGTCGGCCAACGAGGCGATGACCCAGATCCGGCACGAGCGCCAGGGCAGCGGCCGGCACGGCTGAGCCCGTTCAGCCCAGGGTCGGCAGCCAGTCCGCCAGGGCGCGGCCGATCTCGTCGGGCGCGTCCTCCGGCACGAAGTGCGCCGCCGGCACCGTGACCTCGGTGAGGGCCGGCCAGCGGCGCACCACGTTCCGCTGCCGACCGACCAGGATCGACCCGGGGTCGGCGTTCACGAACAGCTTCGGCACCGGCGAGTGCGCCAGCCACTGGCCGTAGCGGTCGACGACGTCGTGCACGTCCGGCGGCACGTGCTCCAGCGGGATCTGCCGGGGCCACTCCAGGGTGGGCCAGCGGTCCTCCCGCTCGCGGAACGGCGCCCGGTACCGCTCGTGCGCCTCCGCGGACAGCCCGCGCAGCACCGACGCCGGCAGCACCTTCTCGACGAACACGTTCTCGTCGAGCACCTTGCGCTCGCCGTCCGGGCCGCGCATGGCCTGGAACACCCGCTTGGCGTCCCGCGGCCAGTCGGCCCAGATCATCGGGGTGACGATCGCCTCCATGAAGGCGATGCCGCGCACCGCGCCCGGGTTGCGGGCCGCCCAGTCGAAGCCGAGGCCCGAGCCCCAGTCGTGCAGCACGAACGTGACCCGCCGGTCGGCCTCGACGTGCGCCAGGAACCGGGACAGGTACCCGGCGTGGGTGGCGAAGGAGTACGTGCCGCGCTCGGCGCCTGGCAGCTTCGACGACTCCCCCATGCCGATCAGGTCCGGGGCGATGCACCGGCCGAGGTGCTGCACGTGCGGGATGACGTTGCGCCACAGGTAGGACGACGTCGGGTTGCCGTGCAGGAAGACGATCGGGTCGCCGGTGCCGACGTCGACGTAGGCCATCTCCGCCTCGCCGATCCGCACGCGCGAGCGGGGGAAGGCATCGTCGGCGGGCACGGGGGAGGACATGCCCGGGGAGTGCCCGGTCCGGTCGGCGTCCGAAACGGCTTGACCCTGACGCGACGTCAGGCTGTTCCGTGGACCTCGTCAGAGAGGAGGGGCGATGAGCTGGACGGTGGGTGAGCTGGCCCGGCTGGCCGGTGTCACGGTGCGCACGCTGCACCACTACTCGAAGGACCCCGCTGCCCCCCACCACTCGCAGGCTCGCGGCGGGCCCCTGCAGCGGGGCCGACAAAGGGCGTGCCGCATCCGGGCGAGGCTGGTGTACTTGCGGCCCGCCTGCAGGGGCCCGAGCCGAGCCTGCGAGGCGCGGGGGGCAGTCGGGTCCTTTCGCTGCGCCGGCAGCACCGGCTGCTGCGGGACCGGCTCGAGCGCACCCAGGAGATGGTCGCGGCCGTCGAGGAGGAGATGGAGGCACGGCAGATGGGGATCTCCCTGACGCCCGAGGAACGGTTCGAGGTGTTCGGCGACTGGCTCCCGGAGGAGTACGCCGCCGAGGCCGAGGAGAGGTGGGGCGACACCGAGGCGTGGACCCAGTCCCAGCGGCGCACCGCGGCGATGTCCAAGGAGGACTGGCTGCGGGTCAAGGCCGAGTCGGACGACGTCGAGCGGCGGTTCGCCACCGCGATGGCGGCCGGGGTGGCGCCCGACTCGGCGCACGCGATGGACGTCGCCGAGGAGCACCGGCAGCACATCACCCGGTGGTCCTACGACTGCCCGCCGGCGATGCACGCCGGGCTCGGGCAGCTGTACGTCGACGACCCGCGGTTCACCGCCTACTACGAGCGGATCGCGCCGGGCCTGGCGCAGTACCTGAGCACCGCGGTCCAGGCCAACGCCGCCCGGCAGGGCTGACCACCCGGGTGCGGGCTCCGGCCGCGGAGCCCGCATCCTGGCGGGGTGCGGTGGGCGATCGGACGGCTGCAGCAGCCGTGGGTGCAGCGCGGGATCCGGGCGGCGCTGGCCGCGGGGCTGGCCTGGCAGGCGGCGCTGCTCCTGCCGCCCACGCTCTCCGACTACGCCTACTACGCCCCGCTCGGCGCGATCATCGCCGTCTCCCCCACCGTCGCCGACTCCGCCTCGGCCGCCTGGCGCACCGTGCTGGCGATCCTGCTCGGCTTCGCCCTCGCGGTGGTCGTCTACGAGGCCACCCGCGGGGTGCCGGACACCCTGACCATCGCGCTGATCGTGGCGCTGGCGATCGGCCTGGAGCAGTGGCCGCTGCTCCGGGAGCAGGCCAGCTGGGTGAGCTTCGCCGCCGTCCTGATGGTCACGGTGGGCACCAGCGACCCGGCCGAGTACGCGCTGCGGTACGCCGGGCTGACACTGCTCGGCGCGGCCGTCGGCGTGCTGGTGACGACGCTGCTGTTCCCGCCGCTGCAGCTGACCACCGCGGTGCGCCGGGTGGCCCTCGCCCGCGAGCTGCTGGCCGCGCACCTGGAGGAGATCGCCGGCGGGCTGCGCACCGGGCAGGTGCCCGAGCCAGGCGAGTGGACAGCGCGCACCGCGGTGCTCGGCCGGGCGCTGGACGGGATGCGCAGCGCCGAGGCCCAGGTCGAGCGGGCCCGGCGGGCCAACCCGCGGGCGCACCGGTGGCAGGGCACGGCCGGCAGCATCCGGGAGCAGTCCCGCGCGCTGGACCGGGTCGCCGTCCTGGTCGACGACCTGACCACGCTGGTGGTCGAGTTCCAGCCGCACCGCCGCGGGCTGGACCGGGTGGACGGCGCGACCGGGTGGGTGCTCGCCGACGCCCTCGAGGGGCTGGCCCGCGTCGTCCGCATCCCGTACCACGCGACCGACACCGAACCGGACGAGCGGGACGCCGCCATCGACGCCGCGGTCGCCGCGCTGGAGCGGCTGACCACGCTGCTGCGGACGTCGGCCATCGCCGACGACGAGGGCTTCTTCGCCCTGGGCGCGGTCACGGTCGGGATGCACCGCTCCCTGCAGACGCTGGAGGCGCACGTGCGCTTCCCCGCCACCGCCTGACGACGTTGCACGTGGAACCACGCCGTCAGCGAAACCGGACGACCCCGGTCCGGAGCCCGGCTAAGGTCCTGTCCTCGTGAGCCGCATCGCTGAGACCCTCGTCCCGGCGCGGCTGGGCACCGGCTTCCGGTGGCTGCTGGCGTCGTCCTGGATCTCCCAGCTCGGCGACGGGATCGCGCTGGCCGCCGGGCCGCTGCTGGTGGCCTCGCTGACCGGCGACGCCCTGCTGGTCGCCCTCGCCGCGACCGTGCAGTGGCTGCCGCCGCTGCTGTTCGGGCTGCTCGCCGGCGCGCTCACCGACCGGCTGGACCGGCGGCTGATCGTTGTCACCGTGGACGTCGCGCGCGCCGTCGTCCTGGCCGTGCTGACCCTCGCGGTGGCGACCGACCGGGTGTCCATCGTCGCCGTGCTGGCCGCGCTGTTCCTGCTGGCCACCGCCGAGGTGTTCGCCGACAACAGCTCGCAGACCCTGGTGCCGATGCTGGTGGCCCGGGACGACCTGGCGATCGCCAACTCCCGGC
This window encodes:
- a CDS encoding GGDEF domain-containing protein; translated protein: MDTIRLEESQDVLVQTAAVIAAQRQFAQRLRQRTVPDPLTGLPVRSLLIDRLELALAAAGPDSGRLAVVCCNLDGITTLEELHGVAVADSARAEAAGRLVTAVRQGDVVARISAQTFVLLCPGIHSVEDAQGIAQRIDAAFDEPLHPRPDVDHKVRLSAGVALSGRASTPESLIASANEAMTQIRHERQGSGRHG
- a CDS encoding haloalkane dehalogenase; protein product: MSSPVPADDAFPRSRVRIGEAEMAYVDVGTGDPIVFLHGNPTSSYLWRNVIPHVQHLGRCIAPDLIGMGESSKLPGAERGTYSFATHAGYLSRFLAHVEADRRVTFVLHDWGSGLGFDWAARNPGAVRGIAFMEAIVTPMIWADWPRDAKRVFQAMRGPDGERKVLDENVFVEKVLPASVLRGLSAEAHERYRAPFREREDRWPTLEWPRQIPLEHVPPDVHDVVDRYGQWLAHSPVPKLFVNADPGSILVGRQRNVVRRWPALTEVTVPAAHFVPEDAPDEIGRALADWLPTLG
- a CDS encoding TipAS antibiotic-recognition domain-containing protein, with translation MGISLTPEERFEVFGDWLPEEYAAEAEERWGDTEAWTQSQRRTAAMSKEDWLRVKAESDDVERRFATAMAAGVAPDSAHAMDVAEEHRQHITRWSYDCPPAMHAGLGQLYVDDPRFTAYYERIAPGLAQYLSTAVQANAARQG
- a CDS encoding FUSC family protein, which translates into the protein MRWAIGRLQQPWVQRGIRAALAAGLAWQAALLLPPTLSDYAYYAPLGAIIAVSPTVADSASAAWRTVLAILLGFALAVVVYEATRGVPDTLTIALIVALAIGLEQWPLLREQASWVSFAAVLMVTVGTSDPAEYALRYAGLTLLGAAVGVLVTTLLFPPLQLTTAVRRVALARELLAAHLEEIAGGLRTGQVPEPGEWTARTAVLGRALDGMRSAEAQVERARRANPRAHRWQGTAGSIREQSRALDRVAVLVDDLTTLVVEFQPHRRGLDRVDGATGWVLADALEGLARVVRIPYHATDTEPDERDAAIDAAVAALERLTTLLRTSAIADDEGFFALGAVTVGMHRSLQTLEAHVRFPATA
- a CDS encoding TMEM165/GDT1 family protein translates to MVLSVVLAAFVLILPVELPDKTLFATLVLATRFPPLPVFVGVGAAFGLQVAIAVTAGSLLSLLPEAVVSAVVAVLFLAGAVLLWREARKGAEDDEAAAAKRENTSFVRAAAISFGVLFAAEWGDLSQLATAGLAARYAEPLSVFVGAWAALLVISGLAAFLGRKLADRLPIALLHRIAAGLFLVFAVVAVVETVRALT